A genomic stretch from Streptomyces sp. QL37 includes:
- a CDS encoding glycosyltransferase family 87 protein, translated as MTVRTGTGGRALSLALWGLTRAVLLLCVFKVFTVPGPDVTSDVSVIYRGWYEVLRAGTYPLDDVTWQYPPAAALAVLSPDLLPFLEYASAFFVLVLLCDALVFGLLLYAGSRPGMRDAGAWLWVAGVPLLGPTVYARYDLMVTAVAVAALLAGVRHPRVMGALAAFGTLLKVWPVLVLVGTARGRATRRSWSAAAVTGALLALVAAVAVPGAFAFLTFQRDRGLEIESLGALVFHVARRFGWEGRVELRYGSMEFAGPHVALVSTLTLALSVLAFGWLLVWRLRARTFAVHTPADAAFTAVLLFTVTSRVISPQYMVWPLGVAAVCLVFRGSRMALPACLVLVATAVTLLEFPLGFGHVVASDAKGLELMAVRNGLLLAAVLSAGRRLWRDTVPGAERGPAAERVSPAGRADTPASAP; from the coding sequence ATGACGGTCAGGACAGGTACGGGCGGCCGGGCTCTGTCCCTCGCCCTGTGGGGCCTCACCCGGGCGGTGCTGCTGCTCTGCGTCTTCAAGGTGTTCACGGTGCCGGGCCCGGATGTCACGAGCGACGTCTCGGTGATCTACCGGGGCTGGTACGAGGTGCTCCGCGCCGGCACGTATCCGCTGGACGACGTCACGTGGCAGTATCCGCCCGCCGCCGCCCTGGCCGTGCTCTCCCCGGATCTGCTGCCCTTCCTGGAGTACGCGTCCGCCTTCTTCGTCCTCGTGCTGCTCTGTGACGCGCTGGTGTTCGGTCTGCTGCTGTACGCGGGAAGCCGTCCGGGCATGCGCGACGCGGGCGCCTGGCTGTGGGTGGCGGGCGTGCCGCTGCTCGGGCCGACCGTGTACGCGCGCTACGACCTGATGGTGACGGCCGTCGCGGTGGCGGCGCTGCTGGCGGGTGTCCGTCACCCCCGGGTGATGGGGGCGCTGGCCGCCTTCGGCACGCTGCTGAAGGTGTGGCCGGTGCTGGTGCTGGTGGGCACCGCGCGGGGCAGGGCCACCCGGCGGTCCTGGTCGGCCGCGGCGGTGACGGGCGCGCTGCTGGCCCTGGTGGCGGCGGTGGCGGTGCCCGGCGCGTTCGCCTTCCTGACGTTCCAGCGGGACCGGGGGCTGGAGATCGAGTCACTGGGGGCGCTGGTCTTCCATGTGGCCCGGCGGTTCGGCTGGGAGGGCCGGGTGGAGCTGCGCTACGGCTCGATGGAGTTCGCCGGCCCGCACGTGGCGCTGGTGAGCACCCTGACCCTGGCCCTGAGCGTGCTCGCCTTCGGCTGGCTGCTGGTGTGGCGGCTGCGGGCCCGTACGTTCGCGGTGCACACCCCGGCCGACGCGGCGTTCACCGCGGTGCTGCTGTTCACCGTGACCAGCCGTGTCATCAGCCCCCAGTACATGGTGTGGCCGCTCGGTGTCGCCGCGGTGTGCCTGGTCTTCCGGGGCAGCAGGATGGCGCTGCCCGCCTGTCTCGTCCTGGTGGCCACGGCCGTCACCCTGCTGGAGTTCCCGCTCGGCTTCGGGCACGTGGTGGCCAGTGACGCGAAGGGCCTGGAGCTCATGGCCGTACGCAACGGTCTGCTGCTCGCCGCGGTGCTGAGCGCCGGGCGGCGGCTCTGGCGGGACACCGTGCCGGGGGCGGAGCGGGGGCCCGCGGCGGAGCGGGTCAGCCCAGCCGGGCGCGCAGATACTCCCGCCAGCGCGCCGTGA
- a CDS encoding glycosyltransferase family 4 protein: MDKTLIVTNDFPPRPGGIQAFLHNMALRMDPDRIVVYASTWKRGTEGAEATAAFDAEQPFTVVRDRTTMLLPTPGVTRRAVRLLREHGCSSVWFGAAAPLGLMAPALRGAGARRIVATTHGHEAGWAQLPASRQLLRRIGEGTDTITYLGEYTRSRIAAALTPEAAGRMVQLPPGVDEKTFHPASGGDRIRARLGLADRPVVVCVSRLVPRKGQDTLVLAMPAILARVPDAVLLVVGGGPYAGQLRKLAAETGVEESVRFTGAVPWEELPAHYGAGDVFAMPCRTRRGGLDVEGLGIVYLEASATGLPVVAGDSGGAPDAVLDGETGWVVRGGSAEESADRIVALLRDPELRRRMGERGRAWVEEKWRWDLLAEHLKTLL; this comes from the coding sequence ATGGACAAGACGCTGATCGTGACGAACGACTTCCCGCCCCGCCCCGGCGGCATCCAGGCCTTCCTGCACAACATGGCGCTGCGCATGGACCCCGACCGGATCGTGGTCTACGCCTCCACCTGGAAGCGCGGCACGGAAGGCGCCGAGGCCACCGCCGCCTTCGACGCCGAGCAGCCGTTCACCGTCGTGCGCGACCGTACGACGATGCTGCTGCCCACCCCGGGGGTCACCCGGCGAGCGGTCCGGCTGCTGCGTGAACACGGCTGCTCCTCCGTGTGGTTCGGCGCGGCCGCCCCCCTCGGTCTGATGGCGCCCGCGCTGCGCGGGGCCGGTGCCCGCCGGATCGTGGCCACCACCCACGGCCACGAGGCGGGCTGGGCGCAACTGCCCGCGTCCCGGCAGCTGCTGCGCCGCATCGGCGAGGGCACCGACACCATCACCTACCTCGGCGAGTACACCCGGTCCAGGATCGCCGCCGCGCTCACCCCCGAGGCCGCCGGCCGCATGGTGCAGCTGCCGCCCGGGGTCGACGAGAAGACCTTCCACCCGGCCTCCGGCGGCGACCGGATCAGGGCCCGGCTCGGGCTCGCCGACCGTCCCGTCGTCGTGTGCGTGTCGCGGCTCGTGCCGCGCAAGGGCCAGGACACCCTCGTCCTGGCCATGCCCGCGATCCTGGCGCGCGTGCCGGACGCGGTCCTGCTCGTCGTGGGCGGGGGTCCGTACGCCGGGCAGCTGAGGAAGCTGGCGGCCGAGACCGGCGTCGAGGAGTCCGTGCGCTTCACCGGGGCGGTGCCCTGGGAGGAGCTGCCCGCGCACTACGGCGCCGGCGACGTGTTCGCCATGCCCTGCCGCACCCGGCGCGGCGGGCTCGACGTCGAAGGCCTCGGCATCGTCTATCTGGAGGCGTCCGCGACCGGACTGCCCGTCGTGGCGGGCGACTCGGGTGGCGCCCCCGACGCCGTGCTCGACGGCGAGACCGGCTGGGTGGTGCGGGGCGGCTCCGCCGAGGAGTCCGCCGACCGGATCGTCGCCCTCCTCCGCGACCCG